TCTCTGAAGCGATCGACGTCATGATCAGCGCCACGGAAGCGCTCGGCGAGGTTCATCAGGCAGGCATAGTTCATCGCGACATCAAGCCGCAGAATATCGTGATCAATCGCGAAACAGGTAAGCTCCAGATTATCGACTTCGGAAGCGCCAGCGAGCTGGCCAGGTTAACATCGGCCGTCTCTCTGAATCGCTCGATTGATGGAACCCTTGCCTACGTATCGCCCGAGCAGACGGGACGCATGAACCGAACGGTCGACTATCGAACGGATATGTATTCGCTCGGCATTACCTTCTATCAGCTGCTCACAGGCGACGTTCCCTTTCGCTATTCCGATCCTCTTGAGCTTGTGCATGCTCATATCGCCAGAACTCCCGTATCCCCCTTTTCCCGGAATAATACGCCGGCCGCTCTTTCGAGAATCGTCATGAAACTTCTCGAGAAGAATCCCGAGGATCGCTACCAGAGCACGCAGGGACTGTTGCACGATCTTCAAACCTGTCGAAATTGCCTGCTTCAAAGCGGCCTTGATCATTTGAGAGACCTCGACCTGCGGCCCGGTAAGTACGATCTATCCAGCCGGTTTCAGATTCCCGAAAAACTCTACGGTCGCTCACGCGAAATCGAGCAGATCATACAGACGTTCAAAGACATCCGAAGCGGCCGCACGGAGTTGTTGCTTATCTCAGGACATTCAGGCATCGGAAAATCCGCTCTGATCAACGAGGTTCGCAAACCTATCACCGAATACAGAGGATACTTCGCTACCGGTAAATATGATGCCTTCAAGCGCAACGTTCCTTATCGGGCGATCACGCAGAGCTTGCAGCATCTGATCCGGCAGATTCTGACTGAGCCCGAGAAGGCGATCTCTGCCTGGAAAGAGAAGATACAGCATGCAGTCGGGACTAACGGCAGGGTCGTCATCGAGGTGATTCCGGAACTGCAGACTTTGATCGGTGAACAGCCCGAAATCGCCTCCCTTGGAGCGGAAGAAGCGCAGAACCGCTTCAGCAGAGTCTTTCAGAATCTCATTCAGGCCCTTGCAACGAAAGAACATCCGCTCGCCCTCTTCCTGGATGATATGCAATGGGCGGATTCTTCAAGCCTGCACCTTATCAAGACCGTCCTTTTGAATCCCCAAATTCAGCATCTGTGCATGATATTGTCGTTTCGCGACAACGAAGTTCCGCCGTCGTCACCGTTCGCGCGCATGATCGACGAATTGAAAATCGCCGAACGGCATCCGCGAGAACTCCTGCTTCAACCTCTGACGATCGCCGATGTCAGGGAAATGGTGCGAGATACTCTTTCCTGCGACGACAGGCTGGCTAACGATGTGGCTCTGACGCTGCATAAAAAAACGAACGGAAATCCGTTTTTCGTTCTGGAGGTATTTCGCAGCTATTACGAAAAAGACCTCATACGCCATACAGAGGCAGGTTGGCAGGTCGACATGTCGGGCATTCAGGACGTCAGAATGGCCGACAACGTCATCGAGTTCATGGTCGATCGCGTCAGAGAGCTGCCAGAAAAGAGCCAGGAAGTCCTGAAACTGGCGGCATGCGTCGGTAACTGGTTCAGGCAGGACGTCTTCGCCGATATACTGAAAGAAGCGGATCACGGTACGGTCCGGCGTGAACTGATCCATCTGGCAAACGAAGGCTTCTTACGGCTCGGCACGCATGACGCGACGTTCATGCACGACAGGATTCGCGAAGCGGCATATGCCATGACCTCCGATTCGGAACGAGCGGCCAATCATTATCGCATTTCTAACGCCTATCTGTCGATGCTCGATCGATTCAATCTCGAAGACAACGTTTTTACGATCGTTAACCAGATGAATCAGGGAGCCGTTCATATCACGACGGAAGAAGAAATCACCACGCTGCGGCAGCTTAACACAATGGCCGGGAACAAATCCCTCGCCTCGAACGCCTATGAAGCCGCATGTGGATTCTTCAGGCAGGCGATCCAGACTCTGCCGGATCGCGCATGGCAGAACGAATATGAGCTGACGCTGGATCTGCATACGCTGCTTGCAAGGGCCGAGTACCTCGACAAAGACTATGAAGCGGCCGAGAGAACCTTCGATCTCATTCTGAAAAATGCCCGCCGCACACACGACCGAATCCCCGTATACGAGCTGCGTTCGGCGATGTACGTCAGCCAGAATCGGATGCGCGAAGCCCTTCAGCTTTTGAAAGAAGCTCTGAAAACGCTATCTGTGCACCTGCCTGCAAATCCCAATCGACTTTCCGTAATAAGCGAACTGCTCAAGTTCAAGATGCGGCTCGGGAAGAAGCCCGTGCAGGGCCTGGTCGACCTGCCGATCATGCAGGACGAGAATTCTCTTGCCATCATGCGGTTGCTTGTCGCAGCCGTGGCTCCGGCCTTCCTGACGCAGCCTTCTCTATTTCCCGTGATCGTTCTCAAGATGCTGAACGTCTCTCTAAAAAAAGGCAACTCGCCGCTCAGTCCTTTCGCCTACGTTTCTTTCGGCATCATTCAGGGATCAGTGCTCGGCGACTTCGATTCCGGCTACGAATTCGGCAGGCTCTCCCTCGAACTGCTTTCACGATTCGGCAACGCCGCGAAATCGATCGAATGCAGAACCGTGTTTATGTTCCAGACGATGATCAACCACTGGAAGTTTCACGCCAGAGAAGGAAAGAGCTTCTACAGGCAGGCCTTCAACGCCGGTCTTGAGTCCGGTGATCTACAGTTTTCCTCTTACTCGCTGAATAACGTTTTCTTTCAGGGCCTGCTGATGCGGGAGAACCTAAGCGATCTTGCAGAACGATTCTCAGTCGAACATCCGGTTATTGCCTCTTTGCAGCAGTATAACGCCTATCAGCTCTTTCAGCTGAACGAACAATCCGTCCTTAACCTGAAAGGAGAAGCCGACGACCTTCTTAAACTCACGGGAAAATACTTCGATGAAACGAAGGTGCTGTCTGAATGGCTTGCAGCAAAGAACGCAAACGCTCTCTTTGATTTCTACGTAGCGAAAAGCAGGCTGGAATACCTTTTCGGCGACAGACAGAAGGCTTATGAATACGCCCTCCTTGCCGAACCGATGGAAGACGCTATGTCGGGCATGATGTTCGTTCCCGAGCAGCTCTTCTTCCTTTCCCTGGCGGCGGCGGCAATCTATCCAGAAGCGCAGAAGAAGCTGCGCAAGCAGATACGGCAGCGCCTCGAGAAGAACGCGAAGCGATTCGAAAAGTGGTCGTATCACTGCGAGGCGAACTACGGTCATAAATACTTAATAGTGAAGGGTCTGCTCAGCCAGATCCAGGGCGATACTTCCGGCGCTATGGCCAGCTACCGAAAGGCGGCCGTTCTTGCTGGACGAAACGCCTATCTGCTCGAAGAGGCCATCGCTCATGAACTGTCCGCAGCCATATGGGAAGAAAGCGCAGACGATCTGTATTCGAAGCAGCATCTGATTCGAGCCTTGCAGGCCTACCGCAGCTGGGGATGTTCGCCTAAAGTGCAAGCTCTTGAAGCGCGTCTACCGGAAGCTATGCGCCGGCAGGTTTCCGCGTTAACAGGCGGCAAAAGCACGACATCCGACAGGGCGAAGTCTCCGCTCGGAAGCCAGAACGGGGGCAGATACTTCGATATTCTCTCTGTGCTGAAAGCGTCGCAGGCCATTTCAGGAGAGATACAGCTCGGCAAGCTGCTCGAAACGATGATGTCCATTCTTCTTGAAAGCGCCGGGGCCGAGAAAGGATCTTTCATCCTGTTGCAAAAAGGGCAATGGTACATTGAGGCCGAAAGCAACGCCAATACTCAGAGCATCGAGGTGCTTCAGGGAAAACCGCTTGGCGCTACGCCCGGAATCGGCGTTAACATCGTGAACTACGTGATTCGCACAAAGAGCGTCGTCCTGCTCGACGATGCGACCCGCGAGGGTATGTTCGTCAACGATTCCTACGTGAAAGCGACCTCTCCAAAGTCTCTGCTCTGCTATCCCATTTTGCATAAAGGCGAGGTGATCGCCGTCGTCTATCTTGAAAACAATCTGACTACGGAGGCGTTCACGCCGGATCGCATGGAGGTTCTGAGAGTGCTTTCGGCGCAGATTGCCATCAGTATCGAAAACTCTCTGCTCTATGCGACTCTACAGGAAAACGTCCAGGAGATCGCATTTCAGGCTCTGCACGATGAGTTAACGGGCCTCGGGAATCGTCGCTCCTTTGAAGAAAAGCTGGCCCTGTCCTTCGACGAAGGCAGGGCAGATACGGCTCGCCATGTCCTCTTTTATATGGATCTTGACGAGTTCAAGGTGGTTAACGACACATGTGGACATGCGGCCGGCGACGAACTGCTGCGGCAGGTGGGCATTCTTTTCAGGCAGTGCCTGACGCGAGACGACGTTCTGTGCCGCCTGGGTGGAGATGAATTCGGCGCCATCTTGAAAAACCGAGATATTCCTCAGGCAGTAGCCGTCGCCGATTCGATGCAGAGAGCCCTTTCGGATTTTCGCTTCCAGTGGAACAGTCGTCAGTTCAGCGTCGCCGTCTGCGTCGGAATCGTAGCTATCGACGGTCGTAGCGAAAGCCCGGGAGCCATTCTGCAGGCCGCCGATACGGCCTGTTACGTGGCCAAAGAGGCGGGGCGCAACAGAATACATATTCATTCGTATGGCGACCCTGCTCTTGCCCAGCGATACGGCGAGATGGAGTGGGTTAGCCGGATCGAGCATGCGTTGCAGAAAAACACGTTCGTTCTGCACGGTCAGCTCATTCAAGCGCTTCAGGAAGAAGCAAACGGCGAACGAAGATGCGAGATTCTTCTGCGAATGCTGGACCAGGACGGAAAGATCGTCAGACCTCAGGACTTCATGCCCGCCGTCGAGCGCTATCACCTGGCCACGCGAGTCGATCGCTGGGTGATCGAACACGCTCTGCAATGGCTTGCGACGCTGAAAGATCATCCCGTCGAATGCTCCATCAATATCTCGGGCCGGTCGCTGGGCGACCCCGGATTCCTCAGTGACGTTATCCGAATTCTTGACTCGACCGATATCAGATCGAATCGCCTCTGTTTCGAGATCACCGAAACGGCGGCCATCGGCAATATGCTGGCTGCATGCGAATTCTTTACTGCAATGAAAGACAGAGGATGCCTTTTCGCTCTTGACGATTTCGGCAGCGGACTCGCTTCATTCGGTTACCTCAGAAATCTTCCCGTGGACTATCTGAAGATCGACGGGCAGTTCGTCAGGGCTATGACTGCCGACCCGTTAAACCTGGCCATTGTAAAGTCGGTTCACGAAATCGCTTGCATTCTCGGAAAGCAAACCATCGCCGAATACGTCGAGGACTCCGCGGCGCTGTCCACTCTCACCGAGCTGGGAATCCATTTCGCCCAGGGCTATGCTCTCGGGCATCCCGTTCCACTTGAGGGCCTGTTTCATCAAGCAAGGGATTGAACAGCAAGAGACCGAGGGCCGACCGATATCAGGCCTTTAAGGGCCCGGCTCCCGAGAAAACAAAAACGAAACAGGCTCCTCCGCCTGGGGCATCTTCGACATGGATACTACCGGAATGAATACGTGCCACGTGTCTTGCTATCGAAAGACCGAGGCCGGTTCCGCCTTCCTTTCGCGAACGATCCGTATCGACTCTGAAAAAACGTTCGAAGATCTTCTCCCTGTAGGCCTCGGGAATACCGGGCCCCTGATCGCAAACGCGCAACTCAAAACGTCCGCGAGCATTACGACTGACTGAAATCGTTATGCTTGATTCCTCAGGAGAATAACGCGAGGCGTTACTCACAAGGTTGACAAGCAGATGCTCGAGAAGAAGGCGATCCGCAAACACATCGCGAACGTCTGTTGCATTTATATTCAGCCGCTGCCTCTTCTGGTTCAGACTTCCTTCAACGAGCAGTTTCAGATCGTCGAGAAAGGCAGGCATATCGATCGCCTCGGGCGAAAACGGGTAGGCTCGCGATTCCAGAGAAGAGATAACGACCATGTCATGGATCAGACGGTCCATCCTCTCGGCGTTTCGAACAATGCCTTCAAGGAATCTGTGCGGCGTTTCTTCGGTAATGCGTGGCAGAAGCGTCTCAGCATAACCGCGGATACTCGTAATGGGAGTCTTCAGCTCATGCGATGCGTTCTGTAAAAAATCCTCTCGCATGCGACGAGTGTTATACTCTTCGGTCATATCCTGAACAAGAATCAGAAACATCGACGGATCACGACCGACCTGAACAGGGCGGTGTCGCAAACGAAAATACCGATCGCCGGCACGAAACTCAAGATCGCCGTCGTCGATGAACACGGCATCGGCGATCTTTGCTTCGCCAGATTGCAGCGAGCCGTTCATCAGACGCCCGATATACTCGAGCAGAACGGGATTGCGAATTCGCGAATAGTAGCGCGACGACGGCGATTTCAGATCAAGCAGACGCTCGTCGATACGGTCGTTTACGAAAACGATATCGCCTGCGCTGTCGATGCACATCACGCCTTCGCGAAGGCCGTTCAGCAGCGATCGGAGCAGCTCCCTCTCAAGATCAAGGTCGGCGAGCTGATCGCGCATACGACTCAGATAAATCTTCGTCTGCTTCTGAATCTCGTTGATCTCGTAAAATCCCGATCGAGCAAAATCCGCCTCCCGGCTTGCTTCAGGAGCGTCTTTCAGGAGCCTGATAACGTTCTGCAGAGGTCTGATGATAAGCACTGTCGTGCGATAGGTTAACAGAAAAGAAAGAACGGCGAAAGCGACGGCCGTGCCTCCGAAAAGAAGCATGAAATCTTCAACCTGAACCGGACCGTCCTTGACATAACGAAGATAGAAAAGCGCCGAAAGCAGGAAAAAGACCGCCGTGGGAATGAGCAGAATTCGTCCGAATACGCTTTTCATCGATTACGCCTGACCGGCCGGCCCATCTGCGCGAAAGCGATAGCCGATGCCGCGCACCGTTTCCAGTCGCTCACGCTCCTCGCCCAGTTTTTCACGCAGTCGCTTGATATTGACGTCGACCGTACGATCCGATACGTACACGTCCCGGCCCCAGACGCGATCAAGCAGGCGATCGCGTGTGAAGGCGATGTCGGGATTCTCCATAAAGAGCTTGAGAAGCTTGTATTCGATAAGAGTCAGATCGACGGGCTTCCCTTCAAGGGTTACCCGGTGAGCCGCTCTATTCATGTGCAGATGACCGAGAGAGAGCGATCCTTCGAGAGATTCGGTGGCCGTGGAATGGCGACGCAGGACGACTCGCAGACGGGCGATCAGTTCTCTCGGCGAGAAGGGCTTGCGAATATAGTCATCGGCTCCCAGCTCCAGGCCGAGCACGGCGTCGGTTTCGCCCGCTCGCGCCGTCACCATAACGATAGGCACGCTGTATTTGCTCTTGATCTTCTTGCATAGATCCATGCCGTTCATTCCCGGGATCATCAGATCCAGCACGATGGCGTCGGGAAGCGAACGCTCGACCTTATTCCAGGCGTCGAGGCCGTTATCAGAGGTGCTTACGATAAAGCCCTCCTCTTCAAGGTTAAAACGAATAATATTGAGGATGTCCTCCTCGTCGTCGACGACAAGGATTCGAATGCCGGACGGGGCGGCCGTTTCCGTCTTTTCAGGATTGATCATACCTTTCTGCACCATTGCAGGCAAGCTACAAGCAAATTATGACGGAACGATGACGGATCTGTAACATGGCCGCAATTGTGACGGACATATGAATTTCGGGAAGCGTTACTGTTTTTGACAGGGAATTAGCGGGTGAAGGGATTCGAACCCTCGCCAGAAGCTTGGAAGGCTGCTGTGCTACCATTACACCACACCCGCGGTGCGATACGAATCGTATCTGCGATCAGATCGCCAGAGAAGCGCCACCGGTCAATCTATTTTTAGGCCAACCGCTGCAGGCCTCCGGGGCTTCGAAGAAAGGCAGAGGTCAGGGGAACGGGCATGGCCATCGCCGATTCAGGCGACATACCGGTAAGCGTCGTAAGGGCGCGGATGACTCCGCCATGCGTGAAAATGACAACAGGACCGGCGGGGATCTCATCCAGGAAAAGCTGTAGCCGTTTCTGTAGATCGTGCAGACTCTCGCCGCCGGGCGGCCTGCGATTCAAATAATCGCCGGCCCAGTTATCCAGCTGTTCTCGCGGAACATCATCCCAGCGCTGCCCCTCCCAATCGCCGAACGAAAGCTCTTTCAGGCGATCATCGCTGTGAGCGCGCGAAAAACCGAGCCTTCGGGCGAGCTGCGAACAGCGCTGGAGCGGACTGCAGAAGGCCACTGTCTGCTGAAAGTGCGCCCCGAAATGCCCGGCTATAACAGACTCAAGATGCCGACATTCCTCGGGCAACAAAAGCGGAGCCGGATCAATCTGACCGCAGACCCGCCCCGATGCAAGCTCCGTCGCTCCATGCCTGACCCAGATCTGATTCATGCTAACTGTAGAATGGCCGCAAGTCCGACATACAGGGCCGCCTCCGTCGCCTGCTCCGTCATGCCGAGCGCATCGCCTGTATAACCACCGATACGACGCAAGAACATGCGACCGAGAAAGAGGCGCACGATAAGCGGAAGCAGAAGGGCGAGCATCGCATGCCATCCCAGAGCAAAGCCCATACCGGCAATGACGCCGGCCGTGCAGAGCGTTGCGAACGCAAACTGCATCCCCGTCATACCGATGGCGACGGGCTTGGCCCTTGCGCCGGAATCGTCTCTCACGTACGATTGTGTTATGAGAAAAGAGATCGCCGCGAACCGGCCGATTGTATGCCCGGCGATCAGAGCCATGCCGACGATGCGAACCGTATCGGGGTAATAGTTCGATGCAAGCGAAGTCAGGGCGGCATACTTGAGCAATAGCAGCAGAAACAGGCCTAACGCACCGAACGAACCGATACGGGAATCTTTCATGATGCGCAGAACGTCTTCTTTCGTATAGCCTCCGCCGAAGGCGTCGCAGGAATCGGCGAAACCGTCCTCATGAAAGCCGCCGGTCAGATACGCGGTAACGGCCATGGCAAGCACGACCGAAATAGAAACGGGCAGAAACAGATGAGCGAGAGCGAAGACACCGGCGGCGACGGCTCCGACTAACGTTCCGACGAAAGGCGACCATTTCGCCGATCGATCAAGATAGTCCGGATGTCCGCCGCCTGGAACGGGAAAGCGTGTGAGAAAGCCGACGGCCGTATAAAAAGATATCCATTGATCGCGAAGAAAAGGCATACTCGTCTCGTATTACTCCGTCTTTTCGCTCACGTTCGCCGAAGCAAAATCCGCCATCTCACGCAGGAAATTGACGGCGGCCAGAACGATCGGATAAGCAAGCGCCGCTCCCGTTCCTTCGCCCAGTCGCAGGCCGAGGTCGAGAAGCGGAGAGGCACCCAGCAGATCAAGCATCGCCGCATGGCCCTTCTCGTCAGATTTATGCGCAAAGACCATCGCCTGTGTAACAAGGGGCTGCATGCGCACCGCAAGCAGAGCGGCCGCTGTCGCGATAAAGCCGTCAACAAGAATCAGGATGCGACGCTCAGCCGCTTCCAGATAAGCGCCTGTCATCATAGCAATCTCGAAGCCACCGACGCTCCTGAGAATGCTCGTCGCATCAGCTCCCCGCAGCGCATGCCTCTCAACCGCTTGCTGTACGATGTCGAGCTTTCTCTGTAGCATCTCATCGTCCACGCCCGTTCCACGTCCGACACAGACCTCGGCCGGCAACGACGATAGAGCATGCAATACTGCCGCTGCCGAAGTCGTATTGCCGATGCCCATCTCGCCGCAGATCAAAAGATTGGTGCCCTCTCGTGCGCTCCAACCGGCAACAATCCGGCGACCCTGTGCGATCGCCTCGTCGCATTGAGCAACGGTCATCGCTGAGCCTGTCAGAAAGTTAACCGTACCGGCTGCGATCTTGCTCTGTATCAACTTTTCGTGCGCTTCAAAATCGCCCTTCACTCCGGCGTCGACGACGCGAAAATGCAGGCCGTTCTGCCGGGCGAAAACGTTGATGGCCGCTCCGCCAGAGAGAAAATTCAGCACCATCTGATACGTGACCTCGGCCGGGAAGGCGCTGACTCCTTCCTCCGTGATACCGTGATCACCGGCAAAGACGAGACAGAGCGGCGATCGTATCTCGGGCTCCGTCGTTTCTTGCAGAAGAGCGATCTGCATGGCTAACTCTTCGAGACGACCGAGAGAGCCGGGTGGCTTCGTCTTGCCGTCGATCTTCGCCTGTAGCCTTTCGCCCAGATCGGTTGATGGAATTGTCGAACGAGACATTGCGCTATCTGTCATCAACATTGCGTGCCACCACTCCGTCGATATCGCCCGTTTGATCAAAGGAATCTCCAGGCAACGGGAAAGACGCCGGCGATCGTGAATTCCCCGTCGTCATTCGAAGATACACAAAGCCGCTCGCTTGAATAGCGCTCACGGTCCCCGCATCGCAGGAGCCGCTCGCCACAAGATCAGCAAGATCAAAATGATCTCCACCGGCCTTCGCTACGTCGAAAACGTCAGTAGCCGTTCCAGTCCACGTAGACTGATTGAATAGAACCGGTTCAAGCCCCGCCACATCATCATACTTCGCCACATCATAGATATCAAGTGAAAACTGAGCGGCACCGGAATCCGTTTCGCCCGTATAAGCCGGGTTCCAACCACACCAGACCGTACCGTCCTGTGATACCTCGACGATAACGGCTTCGACGAAGCGACCGCCGCTTGTTCGATTAAACGGATTCTCGAATACGACAAAGTCCGCTCCCGCCCCGCTTAGCACGCGGCGGCCGGCCCATTCGAGAACGATGCACTTCTCGTTTGCCTCGCACAGCGTCGAAGCAGGCGAGGATTTCAATGAGTAGACGTCCCCTGATCCTCTATTGAGTCCGTTACCGTACACTCCGTTCACAGCACAAAGCGAATTCCCGAACGTGCCGCCCGTCTCACCGGGCGCCTCCGTTACGAAGTCGGCAAGATAAGCGCCTGTGTCAAAGGGCCAGGCATCGGCGGGACACGTTGTAGTTCCACCGGACGTCAGACCAGGCGGAGGCAGGAAGGCGTCTCCGCCTCCGCCTGCCGGACAGGCCGACAGGACGGAAACGAAAAGTAACATAAGAGGACGGCATCTATATAAGATACTTCTCATAATTCGGCTAACTCATTGCGGCGTCATTGTCGACCATGCGAAGCCGTTGCAACCACTTGCGAGATCCGTTGCATCCACAGCAGCCGGATCAGACCTGGCTTCATCAAGAGTCGGTTTATTGTACACAATCTGACAGAAATAAACCGTACCTCCGCTTTTCGTCCAGACATTCCTGTTGTGGCAGACGCCGGCATCGAAGCACTCGCATGCTCCTGAATTTGTACACCATGAGGGCACACCCGTACGAACGTATGCAGTGCGGGTAGCGTTCGAAAAATCGAGAACGGTCCCACTACCGCCCCAGCTCCAGTAACCCGACACTTCGCCCGCTATCGTTTTTGATGCCTGTATGCTGTGTGTTCCAAAACCGTCATGCCAGTTTCCGTTGATCTCCATCTGCTCGGGCAAAGCAAGCAGGGTCAGGATATCTTTTTCTGTATCATCCTTTTCCTGTTTAAAAGGACATGCAACCATAAGGGGAAGGGCCATCAGCGGAAGCAGGGCCCGGAAAACGTTTCGTCTCATAGACTTCTCCTGTGAATTTGAAATCCGGGGACAGATTCAAATTGTACACCGGCCCCCGGGTGCTCTCCGGGGGCCCCCTGCATATGCAGGATGCGACGACCGTTCACGGGCGTGCCATCGCGGGGAAGATCTGACTGAGGATGCAAGCATCCAACACAGTTACGCCGTTAGCGGGGGAATCACACCCCCTTCCTCCCTGGAGAAGAACATGACCAGATCGCGATCCCTTTTCACGGCGGCAACGATTTTAAAAAAGTGTGGACAGTGACCTTTCTCCCGGGCATCCATTAAGACTGCCTATGCCCATGAACACCCAGCTGCTTGACGTGCTCTTTCAGACAGCCGGTGATGCCTTTTTTATCGCCGAGGCGAATACGGGGCGCATCATCGAAGCGAATCGTCGGGCCGAAGAACTTACGGGGTACGATCGATCCGAGCTGATCGAGATGCATCAATCGCAATTGCATCCGCTACAGATGGTCGACCAGTATCGCGCCATCTTTGCGAAGCATGCGCGCGGCGATCTGATGCTTGCAGCAAGCGTGCAGATCGTCAGGAAGGACGGCGCCGTCGTTCCCGTCGAG
This region of Leptonema illini DSM 21528 genomic DNA includes:
- a CDS encoding EAL domain-containing protein, with the protein product MMELSGYEIESELHSGEMAVVYRAKAGPTNVIVKVLRNEHPDPAEFSAFRHEYDILQRLQADGIVRAIAFGRLGGSPAIVFEDTGAVPLHLACSGGLPFSEAIDVMISATEALGEVHQAGIVHRDIKPQNIVINRETGKLQIIDFGSASELARLTSAVSLNRSIDGTLAYVSPEQTGRMNRTVDYRTDMYSLGITFYQLLTGDVPFRYSDPLELVHAHIARTPVSPFSRNNTPAALSRIVMKLLEKNPEDRYQSTQGLLHDLQTCRNCLLQSGLDHLRDLDLRPGKYDLSSRFQIPEKLYGRSREIEQIIQTFKDIRSGRTELLLISGHSGIGKSALINEVRKPITEYRGYFATGKYDAFKRNVPYRAITQSLQHLIRQILTEPEKAISAWKEKIQHAVGTNGRVVIEVIPELQTLIGEQPEIASLGAEEAQNRFSRVFQNLIQALATKEHPLALFLDDMQWADSSSLHLIKTVLLNPQIQHLCMILSFRDNEVPPSSPFARMIDELKIAERHPRELLLQPLTIADVREMVRDTLSCDDRLANDVALTLHKKTNGNPFFVLEVFRSYYEKDLIRHTEAGWQVDMSGIQDVRMADNVIEFMVDRVRELPEKSQEVLKLAACVGNWFRQDVFADILKEADHGTVRRELIHLANEGFLRLGTHDATFMHDRIREAAYAMTSDSERAANHYRISNAYLSMLDRFNLEDNVFTIVNQMNQGAVHITTEEEITTLRQLNTMAGNKSLASNAYEAACGFFRQAIQTLPDRAWQNEYELTLDLHTLLARAEYLDKDYEAAERTFDLILKNARRTHDRIPVYELRSAMYVSQNRMREALQLLKEALKTLSVHLPANPNRLSVISELLKFKMRLGKKPVQGLVDLPIMQDENSLAIMRLLVAAVAPAFLTQPSLFPVIVLKMLNVSLKKGNSPLSPFAYVSFGIIQGSVLGDFDSGYEFGRLSLELLSRFGNAAKSIECRTVFMFQTMINHWKFHAREGKSFYRQAFNAGLESGDLQFSSYSLNNVFFQGLLMRENLSDLAERFSVEHPVIASLQQYNAYQLFQLNEQSVLNLKGEADDLLKLTGKYFDETKVLSEWLAAKNANALFDFYVAKSRLEYLFGDRQKAYEYALLAEPMEDAMSGMMFVPEQLFFLSLAAAAIYPEAQKKLRKQIRQRLEKNAKRFEKWSYHCEANYGHKYLIVKGLLSQIQGDTSGAMASYRKAAVLAGRNAYLLEEAIAHELSAAIWEESADDLYSKQHLIRALQAYRSWGCSPKVQALEARLPEAMRRQVSALTGGKSTTSDRAKSPLGSQNGGRYFDILSVLKASQAISGEIQLGKLLETMMSILLESAGAEKGSFILLQKGQWYIEAESNANTQSIEVLQGKPLGATPGIGVNIVNYVIRTKSVVLLDDATREGMFVNDSYVKATSPKSLLCYPILHKGEVIAVVYLENNLTTEAFTPDRMEVLRVLSAQIAISIENSLLYATLQENVQEIAFQALHDELTGLGNRRSFEEKLALSFDEGRADTARHVLFYMDLDEFKVVNDTCGHAAGDELLRQVGILFRQCLTRDDVLCRLGGDEFGAILKNRDIPQAVAVADSMQRALSDFRFQWNSRQFSVAVCVGIVAIDGRSESPGAILQAADTACYVAKEAGRNRIHIHSYGDPALAQRYGEMEWVSRIEHALQKNTFVLHGQLIQALQEEANGERRCEILLRMLDQDGKIVRPQDFMPAVERYHLATRVDRWVIEHALQWLATLKDHPVECSINISGRSLGDPGFLSDVIRILDSTDIRSNRLCFEITETAAIGNMLAACEFFTAMKDRGCLFALDDFGSGLASFGYLRNLPVDYLKIDGQFVRAMTADPLNLAIVKSVHEIACILGKQTIAEYVEDSAALSTLTELGIHFAQGYALGHPVPLEGLFHQARD
- a CDS encoding sensor histidine kinase, which codes for MKSVFGRILLIPTAVFFLLSALFYLRYVKDGPVQVEDFMLLFGGTAVAFAVLSFLLTYRTTVLIIRPLQNVIRLLKDAPEASREADFARSGFYEINEIQKQTKIYLSRMRDQLADLDLERELLRSLLNGLREGVMCIDSAGDIVFVNDRIDERLLDLKSPSSRYYSRIRNPVLLEYIGRLMNGSLQSGEAKIADAVFIDDGDLEFRAGDRYFRLRHRPVQVGRDPSMFLILVQDMTEEYNTRRMREDFLQNASHELKTPITSIRGYAETLLPRITEETPHRFLEGIVRNAERMDRLIHDMVVISSLESRAYPFSPEAIDMPAFLDDLKLLVEGSLNQKRQRLNINATDVRDVFADRLLLEHLLVNLVSNASRYSPEESSITISVSRNARGRFELRVCDQGPGIPEAYREKIFERFFRVDTDRSRKEGGTGLGLSIARHVARIHSGSIHVEDAPGGGACFVFVFSGAGPLKA
- a CDS encoding response regulator; this encodes MINPEKTETAAPSGIRILVVDDEEDILNIIRFNLEEEGFIVSTSDNGLDAWNKVERSLPDAIVLDLMIPGMNGMDLCKKIKSKYSVPIVMVTARAGETDAVLGLELGADDYIRKPFSPRELIARLRVVLRRHSTATESLEGSLSLGHLHMNRAAHRVTLEGKPVDLTLIEYKLLKLFMENPDIAFTRDRLLDRVWGRDVYVSDRTVDVNIKRLREKLGEERERLETVRGIGYRFRADGPAGQA
- a CDS encoding histidine phosphatase family protein, with protein sequence MNQIWVRHGATELASGRVCGQIDPAPLLLPEECRHLESVIAGHFGAHFQQTVAFCSPLQRCSQLARRLGFSRAHSDDRLKELSFGDWEGQRWDDVPREQLDNWAGDYLNRRPPGGESLHDLQKRLQLFLDEIPAGPVVIFTHGGVIRALTTLTGMSPESAMAMPVPLTSAFLRSPGGLQRLA
- a CDS encoding adenosylcobinamide-GDP ribazoletransferase, coding for MPFLRDQWISFYTAVGFLTRFPVPGGGHPDYLDRSAKWSPFVGTLVGAVAAGVFALAHLFLPVSISVVLAMAVTAYLTGGFHEDGFADSCDAFGGGYTKEDVLRIMKDSRIGSFGALGLFLLLLLKYAALTSLASNYYPDTVRIVGMALIAGHTIGRFAAISFLITQSYVRDDSGARAKPVAIGMTGMQFAFATLCTAGVIAGMGFALGWHAMLALLLPLIVRLFLGRMFLRRIGGYTGDALGMTEQATEAALYVGLAAILQLA
- the cobT gene encoding nicotinate-nucleotide--dimethylbenzimidazole phosphoribosyltransferase, encoding MSRSTIPSTDLGERLQAKIDGKTKPPGSLGRLEELAMQIALLQETTEPEIRSPLCLVFAGDHGITEEGVSAFPAEVTYQMVLNFLSGGAAINVFARQNGLHFRVVDAGVKGDFEAHEKLIQSKIAAGTVNFLTGSAMTVAQCDEAIAQGRRIVAGWSAREGTNLLICGEMGIGNTTSAAAVLHALSSLPAEVCVGRGTGVDDEMLQRKLDIVQQAVERHALRGADATSILRSVGGFEIAMMTGAYLEAAERRILILVDGFIATAAALLAVRMQPLVTQAMVFAHKSDEKGHAAMLDLLGASPLLDLGLRLGEGTGAALAYPIVLAAVNFLREMADFASANVSEKTE